CTACCGCACCGCAGTCGGCAATGACGAAACCTTATACGAGTACTTCACAGCCGTTGCCGATGGCTCCCCTGTTCCTATTATCCTATATAACTACCCTGGTGCTGTCGCTGGCATCGACATGGACTCCGACCTCATCATCCGTATCTCTGAACACCCTAACATCGTCGGCACCAAGTTCACTTGCGCCAACACCGGCAAGCTGACTCGTGTCGCTACCGCTCTCGGTGCCATcaccccctcctcccccttAGCTCCGGCTCAGCGTACCGCAACAGTCACCAAGCCCAACGCCAAGCACCCATACCTTGCCTTCGGCGGCATTGCCGACTTTGCTCTGCAGACCCTCGTTTCTGGTGGCTCTGCCATTCTTGCCGGTGGCGCCAACGTTCTTCCCCGTCTGTGTGTCCGCATCTTTACTCTCTGGTCTGAAGGCCGTCTCACAGAGGCCATCGAGGTCCAGCAGCAACTCAGTGCTGCCGACTGGGTTCTCACAAAGGCTTCCATTCCCGGCACCAAGGGTGCTATCCAGTCATACTACGGTTACGGCGGGTTCCCTCGTCGACCTCTCAGCCGTCTTACTGATGCTCAGTACCAGGCTGTCGCTGATAAGATCAAGCCTGCTATTGATGTGGAATTGACCTTGCCCGATGTGGCATAATGGCTTGGAAGTATAGGAAAAGAGCTTATATCCAAAGTCTAGTAACATAATTCCACTGCATATACCAAGTTCCATAACCTCGGGTTTTGTCAATGTATACTGTTTTATGACACCTTTTGTCATCAACCGCAAACTCCCTAGATCTCATGCCATATTCCTTGTTTTGAGAACTGTCGAAGTTGAAAGTCGAAATTCCCAAAATGGCATAGTCCCAGAAATTATACTTTTCTCCGAATTCCACAGCGGGTACAGACATTTCAGCCTCCAGCGCTAGCATTTGACTGGCTTCTTATGATGGCTTAGCAAGCCTTGAAGCCCTGTACATGTTCACCTCTAACGAAGTTATTCGTCTCAGCCAAAAGGAATCAGTATCGCCAGGTCTATGGAGCTAGATCACCCGCGCAAACCACATGTATGGGCTCTGGTAGATGTGATCTCATGTGGTCAAGATCGCTCCTGGACTGCTGAGCTCATAGCTTTAGTTAGCTTTAGTTAGCTGGGGGATGAGAGGCCTGCTTGATCAAATGGAATTGCTCGCAAACGGAATTGAGCCATAGGCTGTCTATTTGCTCAGTGAAGTCTTCCCAGTGCGTTTGATTCATTCCCAATCCCATTTCTTGTACTAAAAAGGTCTTACTGTTATAACTTGCGAGCTTTATAGACCATGATTTGTAGTGTTCGACCAAAGACATTGTGCCCGTGTACTATCTGGTGACTTTGACGGCAAATTTCAAGTTGAATTTACCCCGTTCTAATTTTGAAAGAATTTACCGAGCTCAACTCGCCAACCTTAGATGACTACATGGAACAAATTGACAAGAAGTACTATGACATGACGCGATCACTGCTTTGTTGGGTGTGGCCTTTTACCCTTCGCTTCACCGCTATCGTTCAGACCTAAGACCAGAACAATCATGTCTGTATGGGAATCCCTCATCTAGCTCCGCTGTGCCTGTCTAGCTTTGATTGGCTCATCAGAATGGCTAGAGTTTCCCTTGGCATCTCTGAGAGGCATTCGATCTTGATTGGTGGGGTGAttctttccaaggttggctACATCGACTTTACTAAGGCTTGTGTGTCGCACTCTCATTCAAACTAGTACATTGGCTTTACCAGGTGATGCGCTCTGTGATAATTTTTTAAACGGGCAGATCCATTTACTTGCCCATAGTAGTAAATTCGATATATAGTGGCAAAGATGATGTGTGCACCCTCCGATTGTGACTACCGCATCTGCAGCTTGCACTCTCAGTAATTGCGTGTAACGTTTTGTTTCAGGGTGCTCTAATTTTTCCTTCCTCTAGAATTGAAAAGGTTCCAAGGCACGGTGAGTACCAAAATTCAGAGACAAGGGGTTCAAGCAGCCAGTAGTTAACCGTGTTTCAGAAACGTAGAATCTCGTAGATTACCGGGGGCCGGAAGTTTGGGGCGTTTAGAAGCCGATGAACCCCGTCGCGCCATCCAAACGAATAAGCTTCTTATTTTAAAATCGCCTTCGTTCTTTACTTGCTTCCTTTGGAAAAGTCTGATGAGATAGTGTAGGAAGAACAGACAACATCTCCTTCtcgacccccccccccctccctcctcCCCAGGTCTCACTGGCTGTTAGGTGCCCTCGAGGCTGGATGTAGAGGTAGAGTACGCTGTGTAGTCCACAGTCCAGAGTAGGGGAATTTTGTTCTGTCAAACCAGGTTTGCAACCGCTACTGCACACCTCAGATAACCAAGAATTACCAGTAGAGATTGCTAATGTTCCAGACCTATCCGCTCCAGGTGCTTTCAATGAAGCTATCTTTGACACAAAGTACATGACCCATGGAGCATCCCCACTCCGATCGACTAAGCCGAGCGGCGAGCTAGTACATCGAGCTTAAGTGAtgggtgttttttttctgtcaTCATCGACTGTGGCTGTTCTATGTTTGGCATACCCAGACCACACCAGTGTAAACACCAAGCCCTAAGCCCAAGCCCTATGTCATCCCACTTCTTATCGATAAAGACAAACCGGGAGATTATTTCTCCTTACACGCTTATAGGTGGAAAAACCTCTAAATCGGCGAGAATCCGTCCACTTAAAGACCTCAAGACTCTACCTAGCTAGCGTTATCAGCTACGTAGTGTGCTACCCCACTGCATAGAACAATCACCCCACGCTTCCCAGATCACTTGATTCTATTCATCGTACTGATTCGCTTCTCGGGCGACATCAAATCCCGAGTCCTGCGCTCTGATTCCTCCCAGTTACTCAATTACCCGGCGGGTCCCACTGGATAATATCCGACTGGAGGGAAACAGGCATATTCTATAGCAGTATGGAGTCCGCAGTGTCACAATGGATTTCAAGACTAGATCCCGCATAGGAAGAATAGGGAATGTTTTGCGATTCCCACTAGGGTGTGAAATTTAGTGGCGTTGAGATGCACCGTCCATCTCGCTTGTTTCCTCGTTTCTACTTCTTTTCTGGTTTTTATTTAACTTCTTTACTGTATCCCAAGAAACATAAAGTCATTGACAAAGACTTCTCCAGACCAATCGTTCATTCTTATCACAATGCCTTACCCCGAAGAAGCTGAAGGCTTCCAGGTCGATGGACCTGACAGCTTCACCCAGTTCCACAAGCGTCACGTATGTGCTCTGTTCTGTGTGCTGTTTAGGATATGGGCTTACCCAAGTTAATTGTGATTAACAGTTCAAGCTGAAACCTTTTGGCGACTACGGTGAGTTGGACGGTCGGTTCCACGATCCCTCTTCCTGATTCTAACCGATTATAGATGTCGATGTTAAGATCGAGGCCTGTGGTATTTGCGGCAGTGATGTACATACTATCAGTGGTATGGTTCTTCTGTCAATTTGTTGAAATACCAAGTAGAAGGACCGGCTAACATATTCCTATAGGAGGATGGGGTGATCAAAAATTCCCCTTGTGCGTGGGTCACGGTACGTATCTAGAATGGAATTCAAAAAAGGCCACTGTATCAGGCTAATAACCCCCCTAGAGATCGTCGGACGGGCAATCCGTGTCGGACCTAAGGTCACTCTGATTAGGGAAGGCGAGCGCGTTGGCGTCGGTGCGCAGTCCTACTCCTGCGGCAAGTGCAAACAGTGCCGCAACGACAACGAGACATACTGCCAAGTCGAGCCTATGGACACCTACGGCTCGAAGTGGGCCGACAGTGGTATCGTCAGCCAGGGCGGATACTCATCTCACGTGCGGACACACGAGCACTGGGTGTTCCCGATCCCGGACGCGCTGGAGACCAACTCTGTTGCTCCGATGCTGTGTGCCGGACTGACGGCGTACTCACCCTTGGTGCGCAATGGCGCTGGTCCTGGCAAGAAGGTTGGAATCGTTGGACTGGGTGGCATTGGTCACTTTGGAATCATGTTTGCCAAGGCGCTGGGTGCGGAGACGTGGGCTATCTCCCGCTCTCGTGCTAAGGAAGCGGATGCTCTCAAGCTCGGTGCTGATGGTTACATTGCTACTGCTGAGGAGGGCTGGGAGAAGGAGCATCTGTGCTCGTTCGATTTGATTGTCAACTGCGCTAACTCTTCCGAGGGTTTTGATCTTGCGCGCTATTTGTCCATGATGGATGTCCATGGGCGCTGGATCAGTGTTGGTCTTCCTGAGGAGGAAGGACAGGTCATAAAGGCTCAGAACCTGATCTCTAACGGTGTTCTCATCGGTGCTAGCCACCTGGGTAGCCGTCGGGAGATGCTTGATATGTTGCAGCTGGCTGCGGATCGGGGTCTTAAGGGTTGGGTGGAAGAGATTGCTATCGGAGAGGAAGGACTCAGGGAGGCCATGCTACGCATGAAGAAGGGCGATGTTCACTATCGGTTCACTCTAACCGGATATGAGAAGATCTTTGGGTGAAGGGGATAGATAATCAGTTTTGAGGATCATGTGCATGGTTGGTGTCAAAATAGAAAATCACAGATCGGGTGGGGGAATTGGCTAGGGGAGTTGGCTGGAGTGGTGGCTTGGGATGAGGGGTGTTTTTCAAAATTTTCTGAAGAGATGGAAATCAATTTTCCAATTATATAAATTGAACATCCACTTCAGGTTGCTGTACTAACAATAGCCATCTCTCAACAGAAAAAAACCCAGAAAGCCGAATCGCCACCGGAGTGTAAGTAGTCGGTACTTCGATCCGCAGCGCAATTATCCTGGCGATCCATGTCACAGTTACTCCGCACTTTCCGGCTGTTTTCCGCCCAGGgtttgcccccccccccccccctctccgACGCCTTAAAAATCTGCATGGGCGGGTACTCCAAAAGTATTCAATACTTAGATTTTCTAACTAAGTAGTACTGTAATGTTAGTACCAGAGACTACAGAGTCACTTGATAGTCGAACCAATCACTCTCCCCAATTCACCGCCCGATAAATCAGACCCATTCGTTCTGTTCTCTGGAATTCTTCCGCCCATATTTATGTTCTCCTTGCACCTCCAGGTTTTGTTTTGTTATTCTCTTTCTGTAGTTCATTCATTACTCTCTTTCATTCCTATTTCATTCTCTTTAGTTCTTGGAGTTGCGGACGGTTATTGATCTATACACTTTGTTAGACTTATATCACAGAACCTCCGAGACCAACCGCCACATCGGTTGACAAACAACAAATAGACCGGATTCACAAAAAGCCTTGTCATTCTTTGTCCCAACAACTGCCGTCGCATATCAACGATCCAAATCCATCCAGCTATTGTTGAATTTGCCCTCGACACATCAACAACTTCAGTCCTTCAGTCATGTCGCCACGAGAAACTAACGCCACCTCCACGAGGCGACGCCCCTCGCTGTCATTTCGTCCGCGCCCACGCACTGCAGGTCATGCTGCCCCGATGTCAAAAGAGCTGGCTTTAGATACATGGGAGCAGCCATGCTTAATGGAAATATTCCAGGATGACCATGCACCGGTCGTGGAAGAGATGGATCCGTTCCCGGACGCAGCCCCGCGGCGTCGTGGTGCCAAAAGCTTTTCAAGTTTGAAGCATCCCGTGGATGGATTGGTCGCTCTTGGTCGCCGGTTGTCCGTCAGTCTTCGCAACAAGCCCTCGAAGCAATCAATTCCTCTCATCGAGAACATCAAATTGGTCGATGACGATGAACGAACATATCACCATATCTCGAGCCATGCGAACCATAAGCGGATAACCTCCGGTAGCTGGGATGCTCGGTCAACGAAGCCGCATCCGCACCAGGGCTACAGTGTCAATCGGCGCCCTTCTTTGAATAGTGTGTCTGCCCTGCACAGTTTCTATGCCCCCACCGCCTCGATCCCTGCCCCCATCCCCGGCCGTGGGCAGGAACCTCCAGTTCTGCCCAATCACAAATCCGCAGGTGCAGCGGCGCGCGCCGCAGCCGCTGCGCAGAACGAGCAGATGGAGGCTGCGCGGTTAGCTAAGGCGGAACTAGAGAACAAGTTGCTCGATCTGAGGGTTCCGCAGGACTCGGAGAGCGGTATTTGTATTGACTTGCGCGATCGATCGGATGTGCCGGACACTGATTTGCTAGCCATGATGCGACTTGGTATGGATGAGCTCCCTCTTATGCAGCGCGCGTGTTTTGCTCACACCCTTTTTTTTAGACCCCGTAGCCCTGCTCCCGGCCGAGATAACATCACACATCTTTTCTTATTTGGACCCTGATTCCCTCATGGGTGCGGAGCTCGTGTCGCGCACCTGGTTTCGTGCGTCGTCCTCTCATGTCTGGAGGCACGCATTCCGCAATGCATATGGCCGACGGCCAGAAAGCGAGACGGCCTCCAAGCTGAAGCTGTCATCCGGCTTAGGGAAGTCAACCCTGAACCaggactggaagaagaagttccTTGTTCGGCGCGCTCTCGATCGACGCTGGAAGACTGGTAAGGCCGCAGCAATTTATCTTCAAGGTCACGAGGACAGTATCTACTGCTCTCAATTTGACGAGTAAGTTGAGATTAATCTGTTGATGTGATGCACTGCTAACAAGTTCCTAGGAAAAAGATCATTACCGGCTCTCGTGATCGGACGGTTCGTGTGTGGGACGCACACTATCCGTGGTCATGTAAGAAGATCATTGGGCCACCTGCGGCCCAGACTTTCCGCCGTGGTCCAGTGAACAATCCAACTTCCCAGGCCACAGGGACTGCTCCCTTCATGACTATTACGCCTCCGTGGCCCACGCTGGATGAGACGGCGGAAATCACGGCACCTTTGGAGAGTGAATCGATATGCCACAGCGCATCCATCCTGTGTCTGCAGTTTGACGAGGAGATCATGGTCACGGGGTCTTCAGACTTCACCTGTATCGTGTATGACATCAAGGACGACTACCGACCGATCCGTCGTCTTTCCGGTCATCACGCCGGCGTGCTTGATGTATGCTTTGATGACCGGTACATCGTCTCATGCTCCAAGGATACCACCATCTGTGTGTGGGACCGAAACACGGGTGAGCTTTTGAGGCAGCTCAACGGTCACCAAGGGCCAGTAAATGCTGTGCAGCTACGCGGTGATCTTATAGCGTCAGCCAGTGGTGATGGTGTTGCCAAGATGTGGAATGTGATCTCAGGCCAGTGTGTTAAGGAGTTCACTAGCAAGGACCGTGGCCTCGCATGTGTCGAATTCAGTGACGATGGCCGGACTATCCTTACTGGTGGCAACGACCGCATAATATATCAATTCGATGCTAACACGGGCGAGCTTGTCAACGAGCTCCACGGGCACACGGGCCTCGTCCGATCTCTACATCTCGACAGCGCAAATAAACGCATCATTAGCGGTAGCTATGACATGAGCGTCAAGGTGTTCGATTGTGATACGGgtgatctgtctctcaactTCCCTGGCTGGACCACAAGCTGGATGCTAAGTGTGCAATCCGATTATAGACGCATTGTTGCGACGAGCCAGGATTCTCGGGCTGTCATTATAGACTTTGGATATGGTCTAGACGGAATCGATCTGTTAGAGGAGTGATCTACTTGCATATGTTTATACGCCGCTTGCTCTTCTTTTCAGCGCTgcttttttccccttttggTTTGTTTCGGTCATCATTCTTATACATTGCTAGTGGAAGTGGGATATGAGGTTTCGTGTATTGGGCACAAACTGGACAAGGCTGGAACATTGGCAAAAATAAATTCTCGTGTTTTTGTTATGCCTACACGCTTCACACCAGTGCAAAACTGTATGCTTAGCACAAAGTATCGTATATCTTAAATCATGACAGCCACAATTTCCAATGTCTAGTGAGTTGGGTGGTCGCACGAGGTGACAAGGTAGCTACAAAATCAATAGATCGACCATTTCTGCCGGTCAAATGTGTCAAATGTGGCGCATGGAAGGCGGTAGAGGGGGCGGTCAGTCAGCCAAGCACGAGGCGACAATTTGATGGGAGATACGAGATTTTCACCCGCTGCGACAGAATTGAACGTTTCACTTGACGGTGTAGTATTTCCATGCAGCGAGGTAAAATCTCAGGCTAAAATATGATACCTCAGGTGCAACATTCCACCTCAGGCATCAAGGCATTAATTAGCTAATCCATGTGTGATTCGCCAGAAAAAGTGGGCTAGCGCCAGTGTGGTCCGTGGGATTTAGCATCAAAACAATCCCTCTGCTGTTTTCCATCAACCACACAAGCAGAGACCAACAAGAAGTCCTGGTCTTGCGGTGTaacatcttcatccagctcttTTTCTGCTTAGCGCTCATTCCAATCTCATCTTTCGCTTTAGCGTTTCAATTGATAACTACTCTACCCCACCATCATGGGTGAATCAAGGTTCAGCTTTTCTCCTATCCCCCGCCATCTCGCGACGAATATGGCCTTGCTGACGCCGATCGATTTATGCATTTAGACAGGAACTGTTGGCATGGCTTAACAACCTGCTTCAGCTGAACCTTACCAAGATTGAGCAGTGTGGAACTGGGTATGGTTGATCAATATTCTCTCCCGACTTTAAACGGCCCGCGGGGCAACCTTTTTGTATAGATCGGATGAGCTAACCTTTTATCTTGTCTCTCTATAGTGCTGCCCTCTGCCAGATCTTCGACTCGATTTTCAGTATGTAACTACCACGACTTTCACAGTAATTGAGAGACAGATAGTCACGGACTGGGTTCTGGAAGATATACTGACTGGTCTCTTTGTTCAGTGGACGTTCCCATGTCGCGGGTCAAGTTCAACGTGAACACTGAATATGCTTACCTCCAGAACTTCAAGGTTCTTCAGAGTATGTGAAGGCGGGCTCCAAATCGGCCAACAATCCCCTTTTTTAACATATCCAATCACCCAGATGTCTTCGCCCGCCACCAGGTCAACAAACCCATCCCTGTTCAGTCCCTCACCAAGTGTCGCATGCAGGACAACCTTGAGTTCCTTCAATGGGTTAAGAAATACTGGGACCAGCACTATCCCGGTGGTGAATACGACTCCGTCGGCCGGCGCAAGGCCTCCGGCGCTCCTGGTTCCGTTGGTGGAGCCCCTGCTTCGCGCGCTCCGTCTGCTGGCAGCGCACGCCGTGGAGTGACCCCGACAACCGGCGGCGTCCGTCCCCGAGTTGCCACTGCGGCCAGTGGAGCGGCCACCGCTGCCCTTCAACAGGAGATCTCGACACAGAAGGAAGCGATCGCAGGACTGGAGAAGGAACGCGACTTCTACTTTGCCAAGCTGCGTGATATTGAGCTGCTGCTCCAGAGTGCCATTGAAGCCGACCCCGAGCTTGAAAAAGAGGAGGACACGCTTGTTAAGCACATCCAGGGCATTCTATACTCGACCGAGGTCCGTTCCCTTGCCCTATTTGCTCAGGATTCCCCAAACTGACGCTTATGCGCCCCCACACTAGGACGGCTTCGAGATCCCCGCCGAAGGAGAGGAAGTTGCAGCCGACGAGCTCGAGACTTTCTAAGTGAAATAAGTTCTAGCCCGGAGAGGAGGAAAGACCCGTTAC
The nucleotide sequence above comes from Penicillium digitatum chromosome 1, complete sequence. Encoded proteins:
- a CDS encoding EB1, C-terminal, coding for MGESRQELLAWLNNLLQLNLTKIEQCGTGAALCQIFDSIFMDVPMSRVKFNVNTEYAYLQNFKVLQNVFARHQVNKPIPVQSLTKCRMQDNLEFLQWVKKYWDQHYPGGEYDSVGRRKASGAPGSVGGAPASRAPSAGSARRGVTPTTGGVRPRVATAASGAATAALQQEISTQKEAIAGLEKERDFYFAKLRDIELLLQSAIEADPELEKEEDTLVKHIQGILYSTEDGFEIPAEGEEVAADELETF
- a CDS encoding Dihydrodipicolinate synthetase family protein, which encodes MPLTPLRPGVYAPTMTFFDAQTEELDIASIRRHAVRLAKAGLVGLVTMGSNGEAVHLSREERMTVNRETRSALDEAGFSNVPVISGASENSIRGTIDLCKEVAASGGEYVLIVPPSYYRTAVGNDETLYEYFTAVADGSPVPIILYNYPGAVAGIDMDSDLIIRISEHPNIVGTKFTCANTGKLTRVATALGAITPSSPLAPAQRTATVTKPNAKHPYLAFGGIADFALQTLVSGGSAILAGGANVLPRLCVRIFTLWSEGRLTEAIEVQQQLSAADWVLTKASIPGTKGAIQSYYGYGGFPRRPLSRLTDAQYQAVADKIKPAIDVELTLPDVA
- a CDS encoding Cyclin-like F-box; its protein translation is MSPRETNATSTRRRPSLSFRPRPRTAGHAAPMSKELALDTWEQPCLMEIFQDDHAPVVEEMDPFPDAAPRRRGAKSFSSLKHPVDGLVALGRRLSVSLRNKPSKQSIPLIENIKLVDDDERTYHHISSHANHKRITSGSWDARSTKPHPHQGYSVNRRPSLNSVSALHSFYAPTASIPAPIPGRGQEPPVLPNHKSAGAAARAAAAAQNEQMEAARLAKAELENKLLDLRVPQDSESGICIDLRDRSDVPDTDLLAMMRLDPVALLPAEITSHIFSYLDPDSLMGAELVSRTWFRASSSHVWRHAFRNAYGRRPESETASKLKLSSGLGKSTLNQDWKKKFLVRRALDRRWKTGKAAAIYLQGHEDSIYCSQFDEKKIITGSRDRTVRVWDAHYPWSCKKIIGPPAAQTFRRGPVNNPTSQATGTAPFMTITPPWPTLDETAEITAPLESESICHSASILCLQFDEEIMVTGSSDFTCIVYDIKDDYRPIRRLSGHHAGVLDVCFDDRYIVSCSKDTTICVWDRNTGELLRQLNGHQGPVNAVQLRGDLIASASGDGVAKMWNVISGQCVKEFTSKDRGLACVEFSDDGRTILTGGNDRIIYQFDANTGELVNELHGHTGLVRSLHLDSANKRIISGSYDMSVKVFDCDTGDLSLNFPGWTTSWMLSVQSDYRRIVATSQDSRAVIIDFGYGLDGIDLLEE
- a CDS encoding Zinc-binding oxidoreductase, which translates into the protein MPYPEEAEGFQVDGPDSFTQFHKRHFKLKPFGDYDVDVKIEACGICGSDVHTISGGWGDQKFPLCVGHEIVGRAIRVGPKVTLIREGERVGVGAQSYSCGKCKQCRNDNETYCQVEPMDTYGSKWADSGIVSQGGYSSHVRTHEHWVFPIPDALETNSVAPMLCAGLTAYSPLVRNGAGPGKKVGIVGLGGIGHFGIMFAKALGAETWAISRSRAKEADALKLGADGYIATAEEGWEKEHLCSFDLIVNCANSSEGFDLARYLSMMDVHGRWISVGLPEEEGQVIKAQNLISNGVLIGASHLGSRREMLDMLQLAADRGLKGWVEEIAIGEEGLREAMLRMKKGDVHYRFTLTGYEKIFG